One Drosophila kikkawai strain 14028-0561.14 chromosome 3L, DkikHiC1v2, whole genome shotgun sequence genomic window carries:
- the Dhrs4 gene encoding dehydrogenase/reductase SDR family member 4 has product MLHLGKQLVVRAPKIRLSTTAVTGSGQSSGRNLDQNNNNYSQKLVGPNLNQCHKRLSSTSQSSHVGPMKRLAGKVAVVTASTDGIGFAIAKRLAEDGAAVVISSRKQKNVDNALAELRKLNLNVHGLKCHVSEPQDRKQLFEETISKFGKLNILISNAATNPAVGGVLECDEKVWDKIFDVNVKSSYLLAKEALPLLRQEKGSSIVFVSSIAGYDAFELLGAYSVSKTALIGLTKAAAKDLAPEGIRVNCLAPGVIKTKFSKALHEDESANEAALSKIPMGRLGTSEEMAGVVSFLVSEDAGYITGEAIVAGGGMTARL; this is encoded by the exons ATGCTGCATTTGGGCAAGCAACTGGTGGTCAGGGCGCCCAAGATCCGCTTAAGCACAACCGCTGTGACTGGAAGTGGCCAAAGTTCAGGTCGGAATCTCgatcaaaacaacaacaattacagCCAGAAACTTGTTGGCCCTAATCTCAACCAGTGCCATAAGCGCTTGTCCAGCACCAGTCAAAGTTCGCACGTTGGTCCGATGAAGCGCTTAGCAGGGAAAGTAGCCGTGGTCACCGCCTCCACAGATGG CATTGGCTTTGCCATTGCCAAGCGTTTGGCCGAGGACGGAGCCGCCGTGGTCATTAGCAGCCGGAAACAAAAGAACGTGGACAACGCTCTGGCGGAGCTGCGCAAGCTGAACCTAAATGTCCATGGACTCAAGTGTCACGTGAGCGAGCCCCAGGATCGGAAGCAGCTCTTTGAGGAGACCATCAGCAAGTTTGGAAAGCTCAATATTCTCATTAGCAACGCCGCCACCAACCCCGCCGTGGGCGGAGTGCTCGAGTGTGACGAGAAGGTCTGGGACAAGATCTTCGACGTCAACGTGAAGAGCTCCTACCtgctggccaaggaggcacTGCCCCTGCTGCGCCAGGAGAAGGGCTCCAGCATCGTCTTTGTCTCCTCCATCGCAGGCTACGACGCCTTTGAG CTGCTGGGGGCATACTCGGTGAGCAAAACGGCTCTGATTGGTCTTACCAAGGCTGCCGCCAAGGATCTGGCGCCGGAGGGAATccgcgtcaactgcctggctcCTGGCGTGATCAAAACCAAGTTCTCCAAGGCGCTGCATGAGGACGAGTCGGCAAACGAGGCGGCGCTAAGCAAGATTCCAATGGGTCGCCTGGGCACTAGTGAGGAAATGGCTGGCGTGGTCTCGTTCCTGGTCTCTGAGGATGCGGGCTACATCACGGGCGAGGCCATCGTGGCCGGCGGCGGAATGACTGCGCGTCTCTAA
- the Tcs5 gene encoding EKC/KEOPS complex subunit TP53RK: MSLEILKQGAEGRLYLGDFKGESCLIKERFVKKYRHPELDTQITRQRMKAEAKAASRCLAAGILAPKILHSDLNTHKLYMEYFDKATTAKLFIQRTWAANLEEEAKPTLQELCSRIGTIVGKMHSNHIIHGDLTTSNLLINPTAHDYDIIVIDFGLSHYSQATEDKGVDLYVLERALLSTHSQQPFLFEHILAAYRKECGKDEEAVLSKFEEVRARGRKRTMIG; encoded by the coding sequence ATGTCCCTGGAAATCCTGAAGCAAGGCGCCGAGGGGCGTCTATACCTGGGCGATTTCAAGGGCGAGTCCTGCCTGATCAAGGAGCGGTTTGTAAAGAAGTACCGCCACCCCGAGCTGGACACACAGATCACGCGGCAGCGGATGAAGGCCGAAGCAAAGGCGGCAAGCCGTTGCTTGGCTGCCGGTATCCTGGCCCCGAAGATCCTTCACTCGGACCTCAACACCCACAAGCTGTACATGGAGTACTTTGACAAGGCAACAACTGCCAAGCTGTTTATACAACGGACATGGGCGGCAAATTTGGAGGAAGAGGCGAAGCCGACGCTGCAGGAGCTCTGCTCGCGAATTGGAACTATAGTCGGCAAGATGCACTCGAACCACATCATACACGGCGACCTGACCACCTCGAACCTGCTCATCAACCCGACGGCCCACGACTACGACATTATCGTTATTGATTTCGGACTGAGCCACTACAGTCAGGCCACCGAGGACAAGGGCGTCGATCTGTACGTTCTGGAGCGCGCTCTGCTCAGCACCCACAGCCAGCAGCCCTTCCTGTTCGAGCACATCCTGGCGGCGTATCGGAAGGAGTGCGGCAAAGACGAGGAGGCTGTGCTGTCCAAGTTCGAGGAGGTGAGAGCAAGGGGACGCAAGCGCACAATGATTggttaa
- the Fitm gene encoding acyl-coenzyme A diphosphatase FITM2, giving the protein MATKRRPLRPNLGSNPSSPSGSNMNFRPGGPDITRAEARGTRPTAAPTSIREILVMGVIHLCKKTIFFNTDLKVALYLGSLFVISVIGDFVPFPKTYFARSDNLFNMYFVKVGWGWTLLFAVPFLVLSAYTITCGDHKKMLRHHFPRIVIATFFWFFWTKLFNVVETSYGRCTTKGYQSKSSCLKAGHLWQGFDISGHAFILIHSSLVLIEEARPIIRWETIKEHIRNELHNRSSAEASGTNPLRTLNEEQMRSLQFLYKRLTPIIRTLFIGMAALQLLWDIMLVGTMLYYHRMIEKVISGIIAILTWYFTYRFWYPTPGLLPEAPGNGSFSYQREIPTFPFKRPSHLSTPAGGTSAGASTSRANLNGKSASTTSVPRDQQIPTFMGMPLFTNAKAASAAANLLQAEQNKRDRDQQQLDS; this is encoded by the exons ATGGCCACCAAGCGGCGACCCCTGCGACCCAATCTAGGCTCTAATCCCAGCTCCCCGTCCGGCTCGAATATGAACTTCAGACCCGGAGGGCCTGACATCACCCGGGCAGAGGCGCGCGGCACGAGACCCACGGCGGCGCCCACCAGCATCCGAGAGATCCTGGTCATGGGTGTGATCCACCTGTGCAAGAAGACCATATTCTTCAACACGGACCTCAAGGTGGCCTTGTATCTGGGCAGCCTGTTCGTGATCTCCGTGATCGGGGACTTTGTGCCCTTCCCGAAGACCTACTTTGCGCGTTCGGACAACCTGTTCAACATGTACTTCGTTAAGGTGGGCTGGGGTTGGACCCTGCTCTTCGCAGTGCCCTTTTTGGTGCTGTCCGCATATACCATTACCTGCGGCGATCATAAAAAGATGCTGCGCCACCATTTCCCGCGCATAGTCATCGCCACTTTCTTCTGGTTCTTCTGGACGAAGCTCTTCAACGTGGTGGAGACCTCCTACGGGCGCTGCACTACCAAGG GCTACCAGAGCAAGTCCAGCTGCCTGAAGGCCGGGCACTTGTGGCAGGGCTTCGACATATCCGGTCACGCCTTTATCCTGATCCACTCCAGCCTGGTGCTCATCGAGGAGGCGCGCCCCATCATCCGCTGGGAGACGATAAAGGAGCATATACGGAACGAGCTGCACAACCGCAGTTCCGCTGAGGCTTCGGGCACGAATCCGCTGCGCACTCTCAACGAGGAGCAGATGCGCAGCCTGCAGTTTCTGTACAAGCGCCTGACGCCCATCATCCGGACCCTGTTCATCGGGATGGCGgcgctgcagctgctgtggGACATCATGCTGGTGGGCACCATGCTGTACTACCACCGCATGATCGAGAAGGTGATCAGCGGCATTATTGCGATCCTTACCTGGTATTTCACCTACCGCTTTTGGTATCCCACGCCCGGTTTGTTGCCGGAGGCGCCTGGCAATGGCAGCTTTAGCTACCAGCGCGAAATACCCACGTTCCCCTTCAAGCGACCCTCGCATTTATCAACGCCAGCCGGGGGCACCAGCGCCGGGGCCAGCACCTCCAGGGCGAACCTCAACGGCAAGTCGGCGTCTACGACGAGCGTGCCGAGGGATCAGCAGATACCCACGTTCATGGGCATGCCGCTGTTCACGAACGCTAAGGCGGCCAGTGCAGCGGCCAATCTGCTGCAGGCCGAGCAGAACAAGCGGGACAgggaccagcagcagctggacagCTGA
- the LOC108070595 gene encoding pentatricopeptide repeat-containing protein 1, mitochondrial: protein MTLFTFRGSMALRLLSRSLATHMRGMQLNATRSGIKGYNFSSISVSPAWTCLNRRLHVRITDQEAGLQTKREANRNHNPFQEEILEELPSEAPKKDNKRKKEKPSKEKTPEKVLNFGDPDTFGDAKVGESEVEDPGDVEEEAYISRPTRHSKKLQAVEYARQIKDHLKANRLNDAIAVLEQRMLREDRAKPDKYIYNLLISGCAKAGYTRKAFALYTKMRQRGLQVTGGTYTSLFNACANAPSLSDGLAKAQIVRENMLEKGYEPNVKNYNAMIKAYGRCGDVDTAYLLADEMMERQLDMNAETFNFLLQACASHKEQGFRHALLTWHKMLQRGISPDYYSFTTMLRCVRDCSFGDLEAMREVIEQIAPAAARQKPNLQLENGNKDNLPSISSSSSSLAAQIEVTTTSSELELPNLLLPRPHLGSLVALEEVSRPHERFLLLGGLTGFLDLMKEHQITPDIETFTTMLDVIPPTNAAEKQLLTFVRKIGLKADIDFFNILIKKRSMRFDYASAREVLAMIRTAGLHPDIVTYGVLALGCRTQEEARELQQQMQVAGIKLNMPILGAMLWQGCANKSFGYVNEIMQLSLEEGLKPNEPFLRHLHNFHRGCARAIDARHPSTKTAAFKKGHSKFCDKYRLYYEELGLTGLKLEDAIARVKERPYARYKEEPVEGKEPLKHEQIKRKTKLRKYIKKIKIDELQDDPPPREAFKRIE, encoded by the exons ATGACTTTGTTTACGTTTCGGG gCTCCATGGCCCTGCGGTTGCTCAGCCGCTCCTTGGCCACGCATATGCGTGGCATGCAATTAAACGCTACCAGGAGTGGAATCAAGGGATATAACTTCAGCAGTATCTCGGTATCCCCTGCCTGGACATGCCTAAATCGCCGGCTACATGTGCGGATTACGGACCAAGAGGCCGGTTTGCAGACCAAACGGGAGGCCAACAGAAACCACAATCCGTTCCAGGAAGAAATATTAGAGGAACTTCCATCAGAAGCACCAAAAAAGGACAACAAacggaaaaaagaaaagccgtCAAAGGAGAAGACCCCCGAGAAAGTTCTTAACTTTGGAGATCCAGACACTTTTGGCGATGCCAAGGTGGGCGAGAGTGAGGTAGAGGATCCTGGAGATGTCGAGGAGGAGGCTTATATCAGCAGGCCCACGAGGCATTCAAAGAAATTGCAGGCAGTGGAATACGCTCGCCAGATCAAGGATCACCTAAAAGCCAACCGCCTTAACGATGCCATCGCCGTGCTGGAGCAGCGAATGTTGCGCGAGGACCGCGCCAAACCGGACAAGTACATATACAATCTCCTAATCAGCGGTTGCGCCAAGGCAGGATACACCCGCAAGGCCTTCGCCCTGTACACGAAGATGCGGCAGAGGGGCCTTCAGGTGACTGGCGGCACCTATACCTCCCTTTTCAACGCCTGCGCCAATGCTCCCTCCCTGAGCGATGGCCTGGCCAAGGCGCAGATCGTCAGGGAGAACATGCTGGAGAAGGGCTATGAGCCGAATGTAAAGAACTACAATGCAATGATCAAGGCCTACGGGAGATGCGGGGATGTGGACACCGCCTATCTCCTGGCCGACGAGATGATGGAGCGGCAGCTTGACATGAATGCCGAGACATTCAATTTCCTGCTGCAGGCCTGCGCCAGCCACAAGGAGCAGGGTTTCAGACACGCTCTCCTCACCTGGCACAAGATGCTGCAGCGCGGCATCAGTCCGGACTACTACAGCTTTACGACGATGCTCAGGTGTGTGAGGGACTGCAGCTTTGGAGATCTGGAAGCGatgcgggaggtcattgaacagattgctcctgcagcagctcgGCAGAAACCCAATCTTCAGTTGGAAAATGGCAATAAAGATAACTTACCCAGTATATCTTCAAGTTCCTCATCGCTTGCTGCCCAAATAGAGGTGACCACGACTTCTAGCGAGCTGGAATTGCCAAATCTCCTTCTTCCGCGACCTCATCTGGGCAGTTTGGTGGCCTTGGAGGAGGTGTCACGCCCACATGAGCGGTTTCTCCTACTCGGCGGTCTGACTGGCTTTCTCGACCTGATGAAAGAACATCAAATCACGCCGGATATTGAGACCTTCACCACCATGCTAGATGTTATCCCTCCCACCAATGCCGCGGAGAAGCAGCTACTCACCTTCGTCCGCAAGATCGGACTCAAGGCGGACATCGACTTCTTCAACATACTGATCAAAAAGCGATCCATGCGCTTCGATTACGCGAGTGCCCGTGAGGTGCTTGCCATGATTCGGACGGCGGGTCTCCATCCAGATATTGTCACCTACGGAGTACTCGCCCTGGGCTGCCGCACGCAGGAGGAGGCCAgagagctgcagcagcagatgcagGTGGCAGGCATCAAGCTGAATATGCCCATCTTGGGCGCCATGCTGTGGCAGGGCTGTGCCAATAAGTCCTTTGGCTACGTCAACGAGATCATGCAGCTGAGTCTGGAGGAGGGTCTCAAGCCCAACGAGCCGTTTCTGCGTCATCTGCACAACTTTCACAGGGGATGTGCCAGGGCCATAGACGCCAGG CATCCCTCGACCAAGACTGCCGCCTTTAAGAAGGGACACTCGAAATTCTGTGATAAGTACCGCCTGTACTACGAGGAGCTCGGCCTGACTGGCCTCAAGCTGGAGGATGCCATTGCCAGGGTAAAAGAGCGTCCCTATGCTAGGTACAAGGAAGAGCCCGTTGAGGGAAAGGAACCACTCAAGCACGAGCAGATCAAGCGCAAGACAAAGCTGCGGAAATACATCAAGAAAATCAAGATAGACGAACTGCAGGATGACCCACCACCCAGAGAGGCCTTCAAGAGGATAGAATAG
- the Gdap1 gene encoding ganglioside-induced differentiation-associated protein 1 isoform X2, giving the protein MSGDQAKEIEAVPPSLQDFKAPVLPDNKLVLFFHPYNFYSQKVLLVLYEKKIDFFPYVVDLCNGEQYSSWFLNLNPKGDVPVLQDGAFIVPNSTHIINYVESKFRGAKHPALKPQQNSKEYDQVLLYEQAVGRLPVGALSLGSFIHDDLKLVPKAPFIGPVRQSCLKNNEKVLDLLRRSVEELASNKAALKNKLDIQVRRRDLVSSREDFQRVLDAVRHFLLYVEQELSAKAPRSEWLTGDEVTLADISLGLLLHRLYQLGFENHYWAFGKLPQVEAYFLRFRQRESYHRLQPSNFAILREMWMRTPGNYKLGAGAGFLVGHI; this is encoded by the exons ATGAGCGGCGACCAGGCCAAAGAGATCGAGGCTGTGCCGCCCTCGCTGCAGGACTTCAAGGCTCCGGTCCTGCCGGACAACAAGCTGGTGCTCTTCTTCCATCCGTACAACTTCTACTCACAAAAA GTTCTTCTTGTTTTATACGAGAAAAAGATTGACTTTTTCCCCTACGTTGTGGACTTGTGCAATGGCGAGCAGTATTCCAGTTGGTTCCTGAACCTCAATCCCAAGGGCGATGTGCCAGTGCTGCAGGATGGAGCCTTCATTGTTCCCAACTCGACGCACATTATCAACTATGTGGAAAGCAAGTTCCGCGGAG CTAAGCATCCGGCGCTAAAGCCCCAACAAAACTCCAAGGAATACGACCAGGTGCTGCTCTATGAGCAAGCGGTGGGCCGTCTGCCAGTGGGAGCGCTCAGTTTGGGTTCCTTTATACACGATGACCTGAAACTAGTGCCCAAGGCACCCTTCATAGGACCCGTGCGCCAGTCCTGCCTGA AGAACAACGAAAAGGTGCTGGACCTGCTGCGGCGCTCCGTGGAAGAGCTGGCGTCTAACAAGGCTGCGCTAAAGAACAAGCTGGACATCCAGGTGCGTCGTCGGGATCTGGTTTCCTCTCGCGAGGATTTCCAGCGTGTCCTAGACGCCGTGCGTCACTTCCTGCTCTACGTGGAGCAGGAGCTCTCGGCGAAAGCTCCCCGCAGTGAATGGCTGACCGGAGACGAGGTTACCCTGGCGGACATCTCACTGGGACTGCTTCTGCACCGGCTGTACCAACTGGGCTTCGAGAATCACTACTGGGCTTTCGGCAAGCTGCCCCAGGTGGAGGCCTACTTTCTGCGCTTCCGGCAGCGCGAATCCTACCACCGCCTGCAGCCGAGCAACTTTGCGATTCTGCGCGAAATGTGGATGCGGACGCCGGGCAACTACAAGCTGGGAGCGGGCGCCGGCTTCCTCG TTGGGCACATATAA
- the Yod1 gene encoding ubiquitin thioesterase Otu1 — protein sequence MTGSFSVKLKSKKGQFIVKDLNENTTLGELKRKIATATAIQPPQLHVLVGYPPKPLDLSQQQEERDLKTVGINSGETLIVEEKAAPAAAPAAFANLEDDEALARRLQAEEDAQQQQLEAVAAGGIASQSQLPVAPTENGPNGDFNGILLKKVVPADNSCLFTSIRFVLNGKVDNEGSEMMRHIIAQEVAANPQEYNDAVLGKSNAEYCSWIQKADSWGGAIEVAILSNYYGIEIDVVDIQNAIINRFGEDKNFGLRVFLLFDGIHYDPLYMETAQSAAPATIFPVEEMGVYQQAEQLANEAKSSRQYTNVDKFTLRCMQCDVRLVGQAQAQEHAQATGHSRFGEI from the coding sequence CTGAAACGGAAAATAGCCACTGCCACCGCAATCCAGCCACCCCAGCTCCACGTCCTGGTGGGCTATCCGCCCAAGCCCCTGGACCTCTCGCAACAGCAGGAGGAGCGCGACCTCAAGACCGTCGGCATCAACAGCGGAGAGACTTTGATTGTGGAGGAGAAGGCCGCTCCAGCAGCCGCACCAGCTGCCTTTGCCAACCTGGAGGACGACGAGGCGCTGGCGCGTCGTCTGCAGGCCGAGGAGGatgcccagcagcaacaactggaGGCAGTAGCCGCTGGCGGCATTGCCTCGCAGTCGCAGCTCCCAGTGGCGCCCACGGAAAACGGGCCGAACGGCGACTTCAACGGCATCTTATTGAAGAAGGTGGTGCCGGCGGACAACTCCTGCCTGTTCACCAGCATTCGGTTCGTGCTCAACGGCAAGGTGGACAACGAGGGCAGCGAGATGATGCGCCACATAATCGCCCAGGAGGTGGCCGCCAATCCGCAGGAGTACAACGATGCCGTGCTGGGCAAGTCCAATGCCGAGTACTGCTCGTGGATTCAGAAGGCTGACTCGTGGGGCGGCGCCATTGAGGTGGCCATTCTGTCCAACTACTACGGCATCGAGATCGACGTGGTGGACATCCAGAATGCGATCATTAACCGCTTCGGCGAGGACAAGAACTTTGGACTTCGCGTCTTCCTGCTGTTTGACGGCATTCATTACGACCCGCTGTACATGGAAACGGCCCAGAGTGCCGCTCCCGCCACTATCTTTCCCGTAGAAGAGATGGGCGTGTATCAGCAAGCGGAGCAGCTGGCTAACGAGGCCAAGTCGTCGCGCCAGTATACCAATGTGGACAAGTTCACGTTGCGATGCATGCAGTGCGACGTCAGGTTGGTGGGCCAGGCACAGGCCCAGGAGCACGCCCAGGCCACGGGCCACAGCAGATTCGGAGAGATTTAA
- the Gdap1 gene encoding ganglioside-induced differentiation-associated protein 1 isoform X1, with the protein MSGDQAKEIEAVPPSLQDFKAPVLPDNKLVLFFHPYNFYSQKVLLVLYEKKIDFFPYVVDLCNGEQYSSWFLNLNPKGDVPVLQDGAFIVPNSTHIINYVESKFRGAKHPALKPQQNSKEYDQVLLYEQAVGRLPVGALSLGSFIHDDLKLVPKAPFIGPVRQSCLKNNEKVLDLLRRSVEELASNKAALKNKLDIQVRRRDLVSSREDFQRVLDAVRHFLLYVEQELSAKAPRSEWLTGDEVTLADISLGLLLHRLYQLGFENHYWAFGKLPQVEAYFLRFRQRESYHRLQPSNFAILREMWMRTPGNYKLGAGAGFLGMAMFAAFAHK; encoded by the exons ATGAGCGGCGACCAGGCCAAAGAGATCGAGGCTGTGCCGCCCTCGCTGCAGGACTTCAAGGCTCCGGTCCTGCCGGACAACAAGCTGGTGCTCTTCTTCCATCCGTACAACTTCTACTCACAAAAA GTTCTTCTTGTTTTATACGAGAAAAAGATTGACTTTTTCCCCTACGTTGTGGACTTGTGCAATGGCGAGCAGTATTCCAGTTGGTTCCTGAACCTCAATCCCAAGGGCGATGTGCCAGTGCTGCAGGATGGAGCCTTCATTGTTCCCAACTCGACGCACATTATCAACTATGTGGAAAGCAAGTTCCGCGGAG CTAAGCATCCGGCGCTAAAGCCCCAACAAAACTCCAAGGAATACGACCAGGTGCTGCTCTATGAGCAAGCGGTGGGCCGTCTGCCAGTGGGAGCGCTCAGTTTGGGTTCCTTTATACACGATGACCTGAAACTAGTGCCCAAGGCACCCTTCATAGGACCCGTGCGCCAGTCCTGCCTGA AGAACAACGAAAAGGTGCTGGACCTGCTGCGGCGCTCCGTGGAAGAGCTGGCGTCTAACAAGGCTGCGCTAAAGAACAAGCTGGACATCCAGGTGCGTCGTCGGGATCTGGTTTCCTCTCGCGAGGATTTCCAGCGTGTCCTAGACGCCGTGCGTCACTTCCTGCTCTACGTGGAGCAGGAGCTCTCGGCGAAAGCTCCCCGCAGTGAATGGCTGACCGGAGACGAGGTTACCCTGGCGGACATCTCACTGGGACTGCTTCTGCACCGGCTGTACCAACTGGGCTTCGAGAATCACTACTGGGCTTTCGGCAAGCTGCCCCAGGTGGAGGCCTACTTTCTGCGCTTCCGGCAGCGCGAATCCTACCACCGCCTGCAGCCGAGCAACTTTGCGATTCTGCGCGAAATGTGGATGCGGACGCCGGGCAACTACAAGCTGGGAGCGGGCGCCGGCTTCCTCGGTATGGCCATGTTCGCAGCCTTCGCCCACAAGTGA
- the LOC108070598 gene encoding protein Asterix, with the protein MSITVDPRRKEKINRYKAPKNQGQNGGANEDMMPDYMNILGMIFSMCGLMMKLKWCAWFALYCSCISFASSRASDDAKQVLSSFMLSVSAVVMSYLQNPAAMTPPWAS; encoded by the exons atgaGCATCACCGTGGACCCCCGCCGCAAGGAGAAGATCAACCGCTACAAGGCGCCCAAGAACCAGGGTCAGAACGGCGGCGCCAACGAGGACATGATGCCGGACTACATGAACATTCTGGGAATGATTTTCTCAATGTGCGGCCTGATGATGAAG CTCAAGTGGTGCGCCTGGTTCGCGCTCTACTGCTCCTGCATTAGCTTTGCCAGCTCCCGGGCCAGCGACGACGCCAAGCAGGTGCTCTCCTCTTTCATGCTGAGCGTCAGCGCGGTGGTGATGTCCTACCTCCAGAATCCGGCAGCGATGACCCCGCCCTGGGCCTCCTAG
- the CHMP2B gene encoding charged multivesicular body protein 2b-B, with product MFNNLFGKKPTVKEQQRENDRSLRKATRDIERERRKLEDEERKLEAEIRRNAAAGNNDACRILAKQLVEIRKQKSRTYAASGKIQSIGYQNKNMGANIALSEAMGSTAKTMADMNKVMRPEAIGETVRQFQAANMKMEMTDEMINDTLDDMLDESGDEEESNAVVNKVLDEIGIEISGKMSSIPATGTADFETSGKRTEKDIADQLAKLRSS from the coding sequence ATGTTCAACAATCTATTTGGCAAGAAGCCCACCgtgaaggagcagcagcgcgAGAACGATCGCTCGCTGCGCAAGGCCACCCGCGACATTGAACGGGAGCGGAGGAAGCTGGAGGATGAGGAGCGCAAGCTGGAGGCCGAGATCCGACGCAATGCCGCCGCCGGGAACAACGACGCCTGCCGCATCCTGGCCAAGCAGCTGGTGGAGATCCGGAAGCAGAAGTCGCGCACCTACGCAGCCTCCGGTAAGATCCAGTCCATTGGctaccaaaacaaaaacatggGCGCCAACATTGCGCTGAGCGAGGCCATGGGCAGCACGGCCAAGACGATGGCGGACATGAATAAGGTGATGCGGCCGGAGGCTATTGGCGAGACGGTGCGACAGTTCCAGGCGGCGAACATGAAGATGGAGATGACCGATGAGATGATCAACGACACTCTGGACGACATGCTCGACGAGTCGGGCGATGAAGAGGAGTCCAACGCCGTGGTTAACAAGGTGCTGGACGAGATCGGCATCGAGATTTCCGGCAAGATGTCCAGCATTCCGGCCACGGGCACTGCAGACTTCGAGACGAGCGGCAAGCGCACTGAGAAGGACATCGCTGACCAGCTGGCCAAGCTGCGCTCCTCCTAG